One stretch of Actinacidiphila sp. DG2A-62 DNA includes these proteins:
- the panC gene encoding pantoate--beta-alanine ligase — protein MTVTVHRARDLAPADAVVMTMGALHEGHAALIRAARARAGEDGRVTVTVFVNPLQFGPNEDLDRYPRTLDADVELAEKAGADVVFAPDVAEVYPGGQPEVRISAGAMGERYEGASRPGHFDGMLTVVAKLLHLTRPRAAFFGEKDAQQLALIRRMVTDLNFGVEIVGVPTVREGDGVALSSRNRYLSEAERVSARALSRALFTGREAAPRGPEAALRAARAVLDRAAAMEPPVVLDYAALIDPADFTDAGPGHTGRAVLAVAAKVGTTRLIDNIPLEFGAPE, from the coding sequence ATGACCGTGACCGTGCACCGCGCCCGCGACCTCGCGCCGGCCGACGCCGTGGTGATGACGATGGGCGCCCTCCACGAGGGCCACGCCGCGCTGATCCGCGCCGCCCGCGCCCGCGCGGGCGAGGACGGCCGGGTCACCGTGACCGTCTTCGTCAACCCGCTGCAGTTCGGTCCGAACGAGGACCTGGACCGCTACCCGCGCACCCTGGACGCCGACGTGGAGCTCGCCGAGAAGGCCGGCGCCGACGTCGTCTTCGCCCCCGACGTCGCCGAGGTCTACCCCGGCGGGCAGCCCGAGGTCCGCATCTCGGCCGGGGCGATGGGGGAGCGCTACGAGGGCGCGTCCCGGCCCGGCCACTTCGACGGCATGCTCACCGTCGTCGCCAAGCTGCTGCACCTGACCCGGCCGCGGGCCGCGTTCTTCGGCGAGAAGGACGCCCAGCAGCTCGCGCTGATCCGCCGGATGGTCACCGACCTGAACTTCGGCGTGGAGATCGTCGGCGTGCCGACCGTACGGGAGGGCGACGGCGTCGCGCTGTCCAGCCGCAACCGCTATCTGAGCGAGGCCGAGCGGGTCAGCGCCCGCGCGCTGTCCCGCGCCCTGTTCACCGGCCGCGAGGCCGCCCCGCGCGGCCCGGAGGCCGCGCTGCGCGCCGCCCGCGCCGTGCTGGACCGCGCCGCGGCCATGGAACCGCCGGTCGTGCTGGACTACGCCGCGCTGATCGACCCCGCGGACTTCACCGACGCCGGGCCCGGCCACACCGGCCGCGCGGTCCTGGCGGTCGCGGCGAAGGTCGGCACGACCCGTCTGATCGACAACATCCCCCTGGAGTTCGGAGCCCCCGAATGA
- a CDS encoding type III pantothenate kinase: MLLTIDVGNTHTVLGLFDGEEIVEHWRISTDARRTADELAVLLQGLMGMHPLLGDLGDGIDGIAICSTVPSVLHELREVTRRYYGDVPSVLVEPGIKTGVPILVDHPKEVGSDRIINSLAAVHLYGGPCIVVDFGTATTFDAVSARGEYVGGAIAPGIEISVDALGMRGAQLRKIELARPRSVIGKNTIEAMQSGILYGFAGQADGIAERMARELADDPDDVTVIATGGLAPLVIGEASLIDEHEPWLTLIGLRLVYERNVSTT, encoded by the coding sequence ATGCTCCTGACCATCGACGTCGGCAACACGCACACCGTCCTGGGGCTGTTCGACGGCGAGGAGATCGTCGAGCACTGGCGCATCTCCACCGACGCCCGGCGCACCGCGGACGAGCTGGCGGTGCTGCTCCAGGGCCTGATGGGCATGCACCCGCTGCTCGGCGACCTGGGCGACGGCATCGACGGCATCGCCATCTGCTCCACCGTGCCGTCGGTGCTGCACGAGCTGCGCGAGGTCACCCGGCGCTACTACGGCGACGTGCCCTCGGTGCTGGTCGAGCCCGGCATCAAGACCGGCGTGCCGATCCTGGTCGACCACCCCAAGGAGGTCGGCTCCGACCGGATCATCAACTCGCTCGCCGCGGTGCACCTGTACGGCGGCCCCTGCATCGTCGTCGACTTCGGCACCGCCACCACCTTCGACGCGGTCTCCGCGCGCGGCGAGTACGTGGGCGGCGCCATCGCCCCCGGCATCGAGATCTCGGTCGACGCCCTCGGCATGCGCGGCGCCCAGCTGCGCAAGATCGAACTCGCCCGGCCGCGCAGCGTCATCGGCAAGAACACCATCGAGGCGATGCAGTCCGGCATCCTGTACGGCTTCGCGGGCCAGGCCGACGGGATCGCCGAGCGGATGGCCCGCGAGCTGGCCGACGACCCGGACGACGTCACCGTCATCGCCACCGGCGGTCTGGCCCCGCTGGTGATCGGCGAGGCGTCCCTGATCGACGAGCACGAGCCCTGGCTCACGCTGATCGGCCTGCGCTTGGTCTACGAACGCAACGTGTCGACGACGTGA
- a CDS encoding putative T7SS-secreted protein — MTDLTHLDWDTARYDDHDLVPGEPYEVAVLGRQLRNTAEMIRTQAGNLRNLVDGSGWDSPAGRKFQEKAGDAADKLAKAHTRYQAAADALGDRTGLDPEHDWANALDHAQTMARDALAKGKKAYDESRSYGASISRLDKDDTSPAAVRMHDQKNLADTDLLQARHDLQAALDFRDHHAHKAATAIRDAIDHDGLKDPEHHWWDSVLDVVAKVGHWAGVAAAFLGVAALLLSWVPVLGEVLGALALIASVVALVCDTVSALDGRGTWLDVAIDAVGVLSFGAGRLIGTAAKEATVAARASSALKDFQALREIGVEGGKAWDIVEGMGGLREAGVAKALDFAPSKLLPDLKSVVKASVNPKLYLQDIGDAVKEWPGLKAALNPANAVDAVKGFVDPMRAVSSTTFKTMALGGRALFTASQTLPLVAGWSNLGPTSPTESGATAPNLFERLKEIPGVGANGVPFYNWHWTPAAS; from the coding sequence ATGACCGACCTGACGCATCTGGACTGGGACACCGCCCGCTACGACGACCACGACCTGGTGCCCGGCGAACCGTACGAGGTCGCCGTCCTCGGCCGGCAGCTGAGGAACACCGCCGAGATGATCCGCACCCAGGCCGGCAACCTGCGCAACCTGGTGGACGGCAGCGGCTGGGACTCCCCGGCCGGCCGCAAGTTCCAGGAGAAGGCCGGCGACGCCGCCGACAAGCTGGCCAAGGCGCACACCCGCTACCAGGCCGCCGCCGACGCGCTCGGCGACCGCACCGGCCTGGACCCCGAGCACGACTGGGCCAACGCCCTGGACCACGCCCAGACGATGGCCCGCGACGCCCTGGCCAAGGGCAAGAAGGCGTACGACGAGAGCCGCTCGTACGGCGCCTCGATCAGCCGGCTGGACAAGGACGACACCAGCCCGGCCGCGGTCCGCATGCACGACCAGAAGAACCTCGCGGACACCGACCTGCTCCAGGCCCGGCACGACCTCCAGGCCGCGCTGGACTTCCGCGACCACCACGCCCACAAGGCGGCCACCGCGATCCGCGACGCCATCGACCACGACGGCCTGAAGGACCCCGAGCACCACTGGTGGGACAGCGTGCTGGACGTGGTCGCCAAGGTGGGGCACTGGGCCGGCGTCGCCGCCGCCTTCCTCGGCGTCGCGGCGCTCCTGCTCAGCTGGGTGCCGGTGCTCGGCGAGGTCCTCGGCGCGCTCGCCCTGATCGCCTCGGTGGTCGCCCTGGTCTGCGACACCGTCTCCGCGCTCGACGGCCGCGGCACCTGGCTGGACGTGGCGATCGACGCGGTCGGCGTGCTCTCCTTCGGCGCCGGGCGGCTGATCGGCACCGCCGCCAAGGAGGCCACGGTCGCCGCCCGCGCCTCCTCCGCGCTCAAGGACTTCCAGGCGCTGCGCGAGATCGGCGTGGAGGGCGGCAAGGCGTGGGACATCGTCGAGGGCATGGGCGGCCTGCGCGAGGCCGGCGTCGCCAAGGCGCTGGACTTCGCGCCCTCCAAGCTCCTGCCCGACCTGAAGTCCGTGGTCAAGGCGTCGGTCAACCCCAAGCTGTACCTCCAGGACATCGGCGACGCGGTCAAGGAGTGGCCCGGCCTCAAGGCCGCGCTCAACCCGGCGAACGCGGTCGACGCGGTCAAGGGGTTCGTCGACCCGATGCGGGCGGTCAGCTCCACCACGTTCAAGACGATGGCGCTCGGGGGGCGCGCGCTCTTCACCGCGAGCCAGACCCTGCCGCTGGTCGCCGGCTGGTCCAACCTGGGGCCCACCTCGCCCACGGAGTCCGGCGCGACGGCCCCCAACCTCTTCGAGCGGCTCAAGGAGATCCCCGGCGTCGGGGCGAACGGCGTCCCCTTCTACAACTGGCACTGGACGCCTGCGGCGAGCTGA
- a CDS encoding BlaI/MecI/CopY family transcriptional regulator, with the protein MPRPLGDLEDAVMTRVWEWNRPVTVREVLEDLTRDRSIAYTTVMTVMDNLRQKGWLRRTSEGRAYRYEAVSTRAAYSAALMNEAWAASDNPAAALVHFFGMMSPEQREALRDAMRIIQSGDPDPSDPPEPQGR; encoded by the coding sequence GTGCCGCGACCACTGGGAGACCTCGAAGACGCGGTCATGACGCGCGTGTGGGAGTGGAACCGCCCGGTCACCGTTCGTGAGGTCCTGGAGGACCTGACCCGGGACCGTTCCATCGCCTACACAACGGTGATGACCGTAATGGACAACCTGCGCCAGAAGGGCTGGCTGCGCCGGACCTCCGAAGGCCGCGCATATCGCTATGAGGCGGTATCGACGAGAGCGGCGTACTCGGCCGCACTGATGAACGAAGCCTGGGCCGCGAGCGACAACCCCGCCGCGGCCCTCGTCCACTTCTTCGGCATGATGTCCCCGGAACAGCGCGAGGCGCTCCGCGACGCAATGCGCATCATCCAGTCCGGCGACCCGGACCCCTCCGACCCTCCGGAACCGCAAGGGCGATAG
- a CDS encoding response regulator transcription factor, producing the protein MAIRVMLVDDQVLLRTGFRMVLAAQPDMEVVAEAGDGAEALEVLRATAVDVVLMDVRMPRLDGVEATRRICGSRGPDGDGDGGPRVLILTTFDLDEYAFAALKAGASGFMLKDVPPDELLTAIRAVHSGDAVVAPSTTRRLLDRFTPMLPGSGAEQSHKAKEIGRLTEREREVLLLVAQGLSNGEIAQKLVLSEATVKTHVGRILTKLELRDRVQAVVLAYESGLVRAGGGTY; encoded by the coding sequence ATGGCGATCCGCGTCATGCTCGTCGACGACCAGGTGCTGCTGCGCACCGGCTTCCGCATGGTGCTCGCCGCCCAGCCGGACATGGAGGTGGTCGCCGAGGCGGGGGACGGCGCCGAGGCGCTGGAGGTGCTGCGCGCCACCGCCGTCGACGTGGTGCTGATGGACGTCCGCATGCCGCGGCTGGACGGCGTGGAGGCCACCCGCAGGATCTGCGGCTCCCGCGGCCCGGACGGCGACGGGGACGGCGGGCCGCGGGTGCTCATCCTGACCACGTTCGACCTGGACGAGTACGCCTTCGCCGCGCTGAAGGCCGGCGCGAGCGGCTTCATGCTCAAGGACGTGCCGCCGGACGAGCTGCTGACCGCGATCCGCGCGGTGCACAGCGGCGACGCGGTGGTGGCGCCGTCCACCACCCGCCGGCTGCTGGACCGCTTCACCCCGATGCTGCCCGGCTCCGGCGCCGAGCAGAGCCACAAGGCCAAGGAGATCGGCCGGCTCACCGAGCGGGAGCGCGAGGTGCTGCTGCTGGTCGCGCAGGGCCTGTCCAACGGCGAGATCGCCCAGAAGCTGGTGCTGTCCGAGGCGACCGTCAAGACGCACGTCGGCCGCATCCTCACCAAGCTGGAGCTGCGCGACCGGGTGCAGGCGGTCGTCCTGGCGTACGAGTCGGGGCTGGTACGGGCCGGCGGCGGGACGTACTGA
- the nadC gene encoding carboxylating nicotinate-nucleotide diphosphorylase: MPLPTLGPPSLQADVGGCGDGCACGVGDAYDEHEHGGYGLDPLECGLDPDLAQLLADAGLDPVQVEDIAHMAIEEDLDQGVDVTTVATVPEDAFSTGDFTAREAGTVAGLRIAEAVLSVVCTDEFEVERHVEDGDRVEAGQKLLTVRTRTRDLLTAERSALNLLCRLSGVATATRAWADVLEGTGAQVRDTRKTTPGLRALEKYAVRCGGGANHRMSLSDAALVKDNHVIAAGGVAAAFKLVREEFPDVPIEVEVDTLHQVREVLDAGADLILLDNFTPAETAEAVALVAGRAQLESSGRLTLDTARAYAETGVDFLAVGALTHSSPILDIGLDLRADA; encoded by the coding sequence CTGCCGCTGCCGACGCTCGGCCCGCCCTCCCTCCAGGCCGACGTGGGCGGCTGCGGCGACGGCTGCGCCTGCGGGGTCGGCGACGCCTACGACGAGCACGAGCACGGCGGCTACGGCCTGGACCCGCTGGAGTGCGGCCTCGACCCGGACCTGGCACAGCTGCTCGCCGACGCCGGCCTCGACCCCGTCCAGGTCGAGGACATCGCCCACATGGCGATCGAGGAGGACCTCGACCAGGGCGTGGACGTCACCACCGTCGCCACCGTGCCCGAGGACGCCTTCTCCACCGGCGACTTCACCGCGCGCGAGGCCGGCACGGTCGCGGGCCTGCGGATCGCCGAGGCGGTGCTGTCGGTGGTGTGCACCGACGAGTTCGAGGTCGAGCGGCACGTCGAGGACGGCGACCGGGTCGAGGCCGGGCAGAAGCTGCTGACCGTGCGCACCCGCACCCGTGACCTGCTGACCGCCGAGCGCAGCGCGCTCAACCTGCTGTGCCGGCTGTCCGGCGTGGCGACCGCCACCCGCGCCTGGGCCGACGTCCTGGAGGGCACCGGCGCCCAGGTCCGCGACACCCGCAAGACCACCCCGGGCCTGCGCGCCCTGGAGAAGTACGCGGTGCGCTGCGGCGGCGGCGCCAACCACCGGATGTCGCTGTCGGACGCGGCGCTGGTCAAGGACAACCACGTGATCGCGGCCGGCGGCGTGGCGGCGGCGTTCAAGCTGGTCCGCGAGGAGTTCCCGGACGTGCCGATCGAGGTCGAGGTGGACACCCTGCACCAGGTGCGCGAGGTGCTCGACGCCGGCGCCGACCTGATCCTGCTGGACAACTTCACCCCGGCCGAGACCGCCGAGGCCGTCGCCCTCGTGGCCGGGCGGGCGCAGCTGGAGTCCTCCGGCCGGCTCACCCTGGACACCGCCCGCGCCTACGCCGAGACCGGCGTGGACTTCCTGGCCGTCGGCGCCCTCACCCACTCCTCCCCGATCCTCGACATCGGCCTGGACCTGCGGGCGGACGCGTAG
- a CDS encoding L-aspartate oxidase, with protein MTATGDHAAPARAATPGAPGAPRTRTASATAASADADPGPATDPGPATDPGAATDLGADADPGPGIRLHAPAPGWATDADVVVVGSGVAGLTVALRCAAAGAKVTVVTKAHLDDGSTRWAQGGIAAALGDGDTPQQHLDDTLVASAGLCDEPAVRTLVTEGPDAVRRLIATGARFDTDAASGEILLTREGGHHRNRIAHAGGDATGAEVSRALIEAVRAAGATPDGGRPRIELVENALVLDLLTDAAGRTAGVTLHVMGEGARDGVGAVRARAVVLATGGMGQVFSATTNPAVSTGDGVALALRAGAEVSDVEFVQFHPTVLWLGPDAEGQQPLVSEAVRGEGAHLVDADGTRFMLGQHELAELAPRDIVAKAITRRMRETGAAHMYLDARHFGARMWAERFPTILAACRAHGIDPVTEPIPVAPAAHYASGGVRTDLHGRTTVAGLYACGEAACTGVHGANRLASNSLLEGLVFAERIAADVVARLAGGTTGPSADTDTAPAAPPLPQGEPGPLLASEARFEVQRIMTAGAGVLRSAGSLAGAAGALERLHTAAVEAYERDGKTAEPCVETWEATNLGLVARVLVAAARRREETRGCHWREDRPERDDDRWRRHLVVRLTPHGTLEVRTTEGPDFPLTRPAGFGDDGATAAAPSKELS; from the coding sequence ATGACGGCCACCGGCGATCACGCCGCCCCCGCCCGCGCAGCCACCCCGGGCGCCCCGGGCGCCCCCCGGACCCGTACGGCGTCCGCGACCGCCGCGTCCGCCGACGCCGACCCCGGCCCCGCAACCGACCCCGGCCCCGCAACCGACCCGGGCGCCGCAACCGACCTGGGCGCCGACGCCGACCCGGGCCCCGGCATACGCCTGCACGCCCCCGCGCCCGGCTGGGCGACCGACGCCGACGTGGTCGTGGTCGGCTCCGGCGTCGCCGGGCTCACCGTGGCGCTGCGCTGCGCCGCGGCCGGCGCGAAGGTCACCGTGGTGACCAAGGCGCACCTGGACGACGGCTCCACCCGCTGGGCGCAGGGCGGCATCGCCGCGGCGCTCGGCGACGGCGACACCCCGCAGCAGCACCTGGACGACACCCTGGTGGCCAGCGCCGGCCTGTGCGACGAGCCGGCCGTGCGCACCCTGGTCACCGAGGGCCCCGACGCGGTGCGCCGGCTGATCGCCACCGGCGCCCGCTTCGACACCGACGCCGCCAGCGGCGAGATCCTGCTCACCCGCGAGGGCGGCCACCACCGCAACCGGATCGCGCACGCCGGCGGCGACGCGACCGGCGCCGAGGTCTCCCGCGCGCTGATCGAGGCGGTCCGCGCGGCCGGCGCCACGCCCGACGGCGGCCGGCCCCGGATCGAGCTGGTGGAGAACGCCCTGGTGCTCGACCTGCTCACCGACGCCGCCGGCCGCACCGCCGGCGTCACCCTGCACGTGATGGGCGAGGGCGCCCGCGACGGCGTCGGCGCGGTACGCGCCCGGGCCGTGGTGCTGGCCACCGGCGGCATGGGCCAGGTGTTCTCCGCCACCACCAACCCCGCGGTCTCCACCGGCGACGGCGTCGCGCTCGCGCTGCGGGCCGGCGCCGAGGTCAGCGACGTGGAGTTCGTGCAGTTCCACCCGACCGTGCTGTGGCTCGGCCCGGACGCCGAGGGCCAGCAGCCGCTGGTGTCCGAGGCGGTCCGCGGCGAGGGCGCGCACCTGGTCGACGCCGACGGGACGCGCTTCATGCTCGGGCAGCACGAGCTGGCCGAGCTGGCGCCGCGCGACATCGTCGCCAAGGCGATCACCCGGCGGATGCGGGAGACCGGCGCCGCGCACATGTACCTCGACGCCCGGCACTTCGGCGCCCGGATGTGGGCCGAGCGGTTCCCGACCATCCTCGCCGCCTGCCGGGCGCACGGCATCGACCCGGTCACCGAGCCGATCCCGGTCGCGCCCGCCGCGCACTACGCCTCCGGGGGCGTGCGCACCGACCTGCACGGGCGTACCACCGTGGCCGGTCTGTACGCCTGCGGCGAGGCCGCCTGCACCGGCGTGCACGGCGCGAACCGGCTGGCGTCCAACTCGCTGCTGGAGGGCCTGGTCTTCGCCGAGCGTATCGCCGCCGACGTGGTGGCCCGGCTCGCCGGCGGGACCACCGGCCCGTCCGCCGACACCGACACCGCCCCCGCCGCCCCGCCCCTGCCGCAGGGCGAGCCCGGCCCGCTGCTGGCCTCCGAGGCGCGCTTCGAGGTGCAGCGGATCATGACCGCGGGCGCCGGGGTGCTGCGCAGCGCCGGCAGCCTCGCGGGCGCCGCGGGCGCGCTGGAGCGGCTGCACACCGCGGCCGTCGAGGCGTACGAGCGGGACGGCAAGACCGCGGAGCCGTGCGTGGAGACCTGGGAGGCGACCAACCTCGGTCTGGTCGCCCGGGTCCTGGTGGCCGCCGCCCGGCGGCGCGAGGAGACCCGCGGCTGCCACTGGCGCGAGGACCGCCCCGAGCGCGACGACGACCGGTGGCGGCGGCACCTGGTGGTCCGCCTCACCCCGCACGGCACCCTGGAGGTGCGCACCACCGAAGGACCGGACTTCCCCCTCACACGCCCCGCCGGATTCGGGGATGATGGGGCGACCGCCGCAGCACCCTCGAAGGAGCTTTCGTGA
- a CDS encoding Rossmann-like and DUF2520 domain-containing protein, whose translation MVVDERPARLAVGVVGAGRVGAALTAALARAGHHPVAASGVSDASRRRAESLLPGVPLVEPPAVLRAADLVLLTVPDDALPALVSGLAETGAVRPGQLLVHTSGRYGAAVLDPALRAGALPLALHPVMTFTGTAVDVQRLNGCTFGVTAPEELRTAAEALVIEMGGEPEWIAEEARPLYHAALAIGANHLVTLVSQAMDLLRQAGVAEPGRMLGPLLGAALDNALRSGDAALTGPVARGDAGTVAAHLAELRAHAPQDVASYVAMARATADLALGNGMLKAEYAEALLGALADGGTTR comes from the coding sequence GTGGTCGTGGACGAGAGGCCGGCACGGCTGGCCGTAGGCGTCGTGGGGGCTGGCCGCGTCGGCGCCGCGCTGACCGCCGCGCTGGCCCGCGCGGGCCACCACCCCGTCGCCGCCTCCGGCGTCTCCGACGCCTCCCGCCGCCGCGCCGAGTCGCTGCTGCCCGGCGTCCCGCTGGTCGAACCCCCTGCCGTGCTCCGCGCCGCGGACCTCGTCCTGCTGACCGTGCCGGACGACGCCCTGCCCGCCCTGGTCAGCGGCCTCGCCGAGACCGGCGCGGTCCGCCCCGGCCAGCTGCTGGTGCACACCTCCGGCCGCTACGGCGCCGCCGTGCTCGACCCGGCCCTGCGCGCCGGCGCGCTGCCGCTCGCGCTGCACCCGGTGATGACGTTCACCGGCACCGCCGTGGACGTGCAGCGGCTGAACGGCTGCACCTTCGGCGTCACCGCGCCCGAGGAGTTGCGCACCGCCGCCGAGGCGCTGGTCATCGAGATGGGCGGCGAGCCGGAGTGGATCGCCGAGGAGGCCCGCCCGCTCTACCACGCGGCGCTGGCGATCGGCGCCAACCACCTGGTCACGCTGGTCTCGCAGGCCATGGACCTGCTCCGGCAGGCGGGCGTCGCCGAGCCCGGCCGGATGCTCGGCCCGCTGCTGGGCGCCGCGCTGGACAACGCGCTGCGCTCCGGCGACGCGGCCCTGACCGGACCGGTGGCCCGCGGCGACGCCGGGACCGTCGCCGCCCACCTGGCCGAGCTGCGCGCCCACGCGCCGCAGGACGTCGCCTCCTACGTGGCGATGGCCCGCGCCACCGCCGACCTGGCGCTCGGCAACGGCATGCTCAAGGCGGAGTACGCGGAGGCGCTGCTCGGCGCCCTCGCCGACGGGGGGACGACCCGATGA
- a CDS encoding sensor histidine kinase — MQRVYDFFRRHPTWVDSFWAVVLLMACAAWLIVDDRVSHPAKLVGIPISFALAAVVALRRRAPERMLLVAVATGLAQLAFDVEVNPGNLAFLAIIYTCASNGARWSSRLALTAGLAAAPLAMLRWPPESADSTIWTTTLQTFFLAVIFALSWVIGDRLRTRRAYYAELEERAARLHREREAQSKAAVAAERARIARELHDVVAHNVSVMVVQADGAAYVLDAAPDQAKQALNTISTTGRQALAEMRRLLGLLRAGDDAGGEYVPQPGVDQLADLIDQVRGAGLPVRFEVAGDARPLSSGVELTAYRIVQEALTNVRKHGGDGASASVLLGFGESALDLLIEDDGRGAVREQYAQGGRDGLGQGLIGMRERIGMIGGTLDAGPRPGGGFRISAVLPLKTGR; from the coding sequence GTGCAGCGCGTCTACGACTTCTTCCGCCGACACCCGACGTGGGTCGACTCCTTCTGGGCCGTCGTCCTGCTGATGGCCTGCGCTGCCTGGCTGATCGTCGACGACCGGGTCTCCCACCCGGCCAAGCTCGTCGGCATCCCGATCTCCTTCGCGCTGGCCGCCGTCGTCGCCCTGCGCCGCCGCGCGCCCGAGCGCATGCTGCTCGTCGCGGTGGCCACCGGCCTCGCCCAGCTCGCCTTCGACGTGGAGGTCAACCCCGGCAACCTCGCGTTCCTGGCGATCATCTACACCTGCGCCTCCAACGGCGCCCGGTGGTCCTCGCGCCTCGCGCTGACCGCGGGCCTGGCCGCCGCCCCGCTGGCGATGCTGCGCTGGCCGCCGGAGAGCGCCGACAGCACCATCTGGACGACGACGCTGCAGACGTTCTTCCTCGCGGTGATCTTCGCCCTGTCGTGGGTGATCGGCGACCGGCTGCGCACCCGGCGGGCGTACTACGCCGAGCTGGAGGAGCGCGCGGCCCGGCTGCACCGCGAGCGCGAGGCGCAGTCGAAGGCCGCGGTCGCCGCCGAACGCGCCCGGATCGCCCGCGAGCTGCACGACGTCGTCGCGCACAACGTCTCGGTGATGGTCGTCCAGGCCGACGGCGCGGCCTATGTGCTGGACGCCGCGCCCGACCAGGCCAAGCAGGCGCTGAACACCATCTCCACCACCGGCCGCCAGGCGCTGGCCGAGATGCGCCGGCTGCTCGGCCTGCTGCGGGCCGGCGACGACGCCGGCGGCGAGTACGTCCCGCAGCCCGGTGTGGACCAGCTCGCCGACCTCATCGACCAGGTCCGCGGCGCCGGGCTGCCGGTGCGCTTCGAGGTCGCGGGCGACGCCAGGCCGCTGTCCAGCGGCGTGGAGCTGACCGCGTACCGGATCGTGCAGGAGGCGCTGACCAACGTCCGCAAGCACGGCGGCGACGGCGCGAGCGCGAGCGTGCTGCTGGGCTTCGGCGAGTCCGCGCTCGACCTGCTGATCGAGGACGACGGGCGCGGCGCGGTCCGCGAGCAGTACGCCCAGGGCGGCCGGGACGGCCTCGGACAGGGCCTGATCGGCATGCGCGAGCGGATCGGCATGATCGGCGGCACCCTGGACGCGGGCCCGCGGCCCGGCGGCGGTTTCCGGATCAGCGCGGTGCTGCCGTTGAAGACCGGCCGCTGA
- a CDS encoding histone-like nucleoid-structuring protein Lsr2, which yields MAQKVQVLLVDDLDGGEADETVTFALDGVTYEIDLTTENADKLRGLLTPYTDSGRRTGGRAGRGRTKAVRSSGGASGQDTAKIRAWAKEKGYEVNDRGRVPATIREAYEKAHG from the coding sequence GTGGCACAGAAGGTACAGGTCCTTCTTGTTGACGACCTCGACGGCGGCGAGGCGGACGAGACCGTGACGTTCGCACTTGACGGTGTGACGTACGAGATCGACCTCACGACGGAGAATGCCGACAAGCTGCGCGGGCTGCTCACCCCGTACACGGACAGTGGCCGGCGCACCGGCGGCCGGGCCGGGCGGGGCCGCACCAAGGCCGTCCGCAGCAGTGGCGGCGCCTCCGGGCAGGACACCGCCAAGATCCGGGCGTGGGCCAAGGAGAAGGGCTACGAGGTCAACGACCGCGGCCGGGTGCCCGCGACCATCCGTGAGGCGTACGAGAAGGCCCACGGC
- a CDS encoding amino-acid N-acetyltransferase, translated as MASLSNPPNPQNPRKPQNRAGAPNPANDVTIRRARTADVPALRALLDSYVRDGILLDKATVTLYEDIQEFWVAERDQDAEVVACGALHVMWEDLAEVRTLAVDPRLRGRGVGHGVLAKLLHTARWLGVRRIFCLTFEVDFFAKHGFVEIGETPVDGDVFGELLRSNDEGVAEFLDLERVKPNTLGNSRMLLQL; from the coding sequence ATGGCCTCCCTGTCGAACCCGCCGAACCCGCAGAACCCGCGCAAGCCGCAGAACCGCGCCGGCGCGCCGAACCCGGCTAATGACGTGACCATCCGGCGCGCCCGTACCGCCGACGTTCCGGCCCTGCGCGCCCTGCTGGACTCCTATGTCCGCGACGGCATCCTGCTCGACAAGGCCACCGTGACGCTTTATGAGGACATCCAGGAGTTCTGGGTGGCCGAGCGGGACCAGGACGCCGAGGTGGTGGCCTGCGGCGCACTGCACGTGATGTGGGAGGACCTGGCCGAGGTCAGGACGCTGGCGGTGGACCCGCGGCTGCGCGGCCGGGGGGTCGGGCACGGGGTGCTGGCGAAGTTGCTGCACACCGCGCGCTGGCTCGGCGTGCGGCGTATTTTCTGCCTGACCTTCGAAGTGGACTTCTTCGCCAAGCACGGCTTCGTCGAGATTGGCGAGACCCCGGTGGACGGCGATGTCTTCGGCGAGCTGCTGCGCTCCAATGACGAGGGCGTGGCGGAGTTCCTCGACCTGGAGCGGGTGAAACCCAACACCTTGGGCAACAGTCGCATGCTGCTGCAACTCTGA